The following are encoded together in the Poseidonibacter lekithochrous genome:
- a CDS encoding response regulator, with product MSSTKILIVEDETIIAMNLKETLKELGYECCGIAPNKCRTMKILEKGVVPDLILMDIYLKGPTTGIELAEELKVTMPEVPIIFLTANSESITIKEASKTSPYGYILKPYKKQSLHATIEVALSKAQEDNKKFKKLDAIENINKTLEHQLSITNDRKHRTIQLKYGYLYDKESSTLYYGDEPIKLTSKEKKIIELLCNTAGQFVSQEQIEYAIWQDEPAGYAAFRSVLFRLRNKVHKDLIVNQNNAGYKIELF from the coding sequence ATGAGTAGTACAAAAATTTTAATAGTTGAAGATGAAACAATCATTGCAATGAATCTAAAAGAGACACTAAAAGAGTTAGGTTATGAATGTTGTGGAATTGCACCAAACAAATGTAGAACAATGAAGATATTAGAAAAAGGAGTAGTTCCTGATTTGATATTAATGGATATATATTTAAAAGGACCTACTACTGGAATTGAATTAGCAGAAGAGCTTAAAGTTACAATGCCTGAGGTTCCTATTATATTCTTAACAGCAAATTCTGAGAGTATTACAATAAAAGAAGCTTCGAAAACTTCTCCATATGGATATATACTAAAACCATATAAAAAACAAAGTTTACATGCAACAATAGAAGTTGCCTTATCAAAAGCCCAAGAAGATAATAAAAAGTTTAAAAAACTAGATGCAATTGAAAATATAAATAAAACACTAGAACATCAACTAAGTATAACTAATGATAGAAAACATAGAACTATTCAATTAAAATATGGTTACCTTTATGATAAAGAGTCAAGTACTTTATATTATGGGGATGAGCCTATTAAGCTTACTTCTAAAGAAAAAAAGATTATTGAACTACTATGTAATACAGCGGGACAGTTTGTATCTCAAGAACAAATAGAGTATGCAATATGGCAAGATGAACCAGCAGGTTATGCAGCGTTTAGATCAGTGCTTTTTAGACTTAGAAATAAAGTACATAAAGACCTGATTGTAAATCAAAATAATGCAGGTTATAAAATAGAATTATTCTAA
- a CDS encoding sensor histidine kinase, translating into MGNLKQYFFDNKSIPTKFSISYVLIGVLGIVFLDKLISEFFKYNSIMEQGPLTFGILFLLSTGIILFIMLNHMQKVIQRIDNSYRELKDKDKERLVPYEFALNNSIDAIYWFTLDGKFVYVNEAACQMVGRTKEEFLEEMHLEDMDPNFDRQTAKECMINIYNHKNWRLETTQIKKDGTIFPVEVSGHGFMHNGTEYVCAFARDMTQKQEYRTKITKMNQELQKSVEEKDILLKEIHHRVKNNMEIISSLLNMQERRTKDQEMIYILQQSRSRIHTMALVHEFLYLGENLAFINLPNYIKRLLDDIKDLYCSQNTSLEVDLKIERLIFSTNRCIQIGMILHELCVNSLKYAFKENRDNKLLLHIKTKDDLIELKLRDNGEGISSIDDLDCADSIGTQLIFSIVQDQLDGEIEFRNNDGLECNIKFPKKEEDE; encoded by the coding sequence ATGGGTAATCTAAAGCAATATTTTTTTGATAACAAATCAATTCCCACTAAATTTTCCATCTCTTATGTATTAATTGGTGTATTAGGTATTGTGTTCTTAGATAAATTGATTTCAGAGTTTTTCAAATACAACTCTATAATGGAGCAAGGGCCACTTACCTTTGGTATATTGTTTTTATTATCAACAGGAATTATTCTTTTTATAATGCTAAATCATATGCAAAAAGTAATACAAAGAATTGATAATTCATATAGAGAGTTAAAAGATAAAGATAAAGAAAGATTAGTACCGTATGAGTTTGCACTTAATAACTCTATTGATGCTATTTATTGGTTTACTTTAGATGGAAAGTTTGTTTATGTAAATGAAGCAGCTTGCCAAATGGTAGGAAGAACAAAAGAAGAGTTCTTAGAAGAGATGCACTTAGAAGATATGGATCCTAACTTTGATAGGCAAACAGCTAAAGAGTGTATGATTAATATTTATAATCATAAAAACTGGAGATTAGAAACTACACAAATAAAAAAAGATGGAACAATATTTCCAGTTGAAGTATCTGGTCATGGCTTTATGCATAATGGAACTGAGTATGTATGTGCTTTTGCTAGGGATATGACTCAAAAGCAAGAGTATAGAACTAAAATTACTAAAATGAATCAAGAACTACAAAAGTCTGTAGAAGAAAAAGATATTTTATTAAAAGAAATTCACCATAGAGTAAAAAACAATATGGAGATAATTTCTTCTTTATTAAATATGCAAGAGAGACGGACTAAAGACCAAGAGATGATTTATATTTTACAACAAAGTAGAAGTAGAATTCATACTATGGCATTGGTACATGAGTTTTTATATTTAGGTGAAAACTTGGCTTTCATTAATTTGCCTAATTATATTAAAAGATTATTAGATGATATCAAAGACTTATATTGTTCACAAAATACAAGCTTAGAAGTGGATTTAAAAATTGAAAGATTAATATTCTCAACTAATAGATGTATTCAAATAGGAATGATATTACATGAGTTATGTGTTAACTCTCTTAAATACGCCTTTAAAGAAAATAGAGATAATAAATTATTACTTCATATTAAAACAAAAGATGATTTAATTGAGCTAAAACTTAGAGATAATGGAGAGGGAATATCATCAATTGATGACTTAGATTGCGCAGATTCTATTGGAACTCAACTTATATTTTCAATCGTTCAAGATCAACTTGATGGAGAAATAGAGTTTAGAAACAATGATGGATTAGAGTGTAATATTAAGTTCCCTAAGAAGGAAGAAGATGAGTAG
- a CDS encoding phenol hydroxylase subunit: MSKVSPFKKKYVHITDEKANGLIEFDFAIGDPCMYVELALPKEQFEKFCINNTVEHLSREQIIDVENDKYKWQYGVIGTLTK, translated from the coding sequence ATGAGTAAAGTGTCACCATTTAAAAAAAAATATGTACATATCACAGATGAAAAAGCAAACGGATTAATTGAGTTTGATTTTGCAATTGGTGATCCTTGTATGTATGTAGAACTTGCTTTACCAAAAGAGCAGTTTGAAAAATTTTGTATTAACAATACAGTTGAACATCTAAGTAGGGAACAAATCATAGATGTTGAAAATGACAAATACAAATGGCAGTACGGAGTAATTGGTACATTAACAAAATAA
- a CDS encoding phenol hydroxylase, producing MSLDIKSIDIKPKRETFGHVERRIGEGKMASRYEEATFDIQPTDNFHYRPLADATYELYDVAKTAVKMEDWYKFLDPRQYHYASYVTARAKQQEVAEQNFVFVEKRNMLDVMPEDIKELILSYVLPLRHYEWGANMNNLQLCSEGYGAAITNAYMFHAEDRLGNAQYLTRIGLLLGENESIVLDNAKDKWLNDEAWQPLRKAMEDSFVLKDWFELHIAQNVIFDAFIHPLYFNLMEQELNVRGGSAQVMMTEFITSWNEECARWIDMTVKVASAESEENKELLNTWCKKYIDIAFHAVLPLAQKVHSNPEVAMNMIKDELVVRLNKNGLNL from the coding sequence ATGTCTTTAGATATTAAAAGTATAGATATTAAGCCAAAAAGAGAAACGTTTGGTCATGTTGAAAGAAGAATTGGTGAAGGTAAAATGGCTTCAAGATATGAAGAAGCAACATTTGATATTCAACCAACTGATAATTTTCATTATAGACCTTTAGCAGATGCAACATATGAATTATATGATGTAGCAAAAACAGCAGTAAAGATGGAAGATTGGTATAAGTTTTTAGATCCAAGACAATATCACTATGCTTCTTATGTAACAGCTAGAGCTAAACAACAAGAAGTAGCAGAACAAAATTTTGTTTTTGTTGAAAAAAGAAATATGTTAGATGTAATGCCTGAAGATATTAAAGAGTTGATTTTATCTTATGTATTACCACTTAGACATTATGAGTGGGGTGCAAATATGAATAACCTTCAATTATGTTCTGAAGGTTATGGTGCTGCTATTACTAATGCTTACATGTTCCATGCAGAAGATAGATTGGGTAATGCTCAATATCTTACAAGAATTGGTCTTTTATTAGGTGAGAATGAGTCAATTGTTTTAGATAATGCAAAAGACAAATGGTTAAATGATGAAGCATGGCAACCACTTAGAAAAGCAATGGAAGATTCTTTTGTACTTAAAGATTGGTTTGAATTACATATTGCTCAAAATGTAATATTTGATGCATTTATTCATCCTTTATATTTCAATTTAATGGAACAAGAATTAAATGTAAGAGGTGGTTCTGCTCAAGTTATGATGACTGAGTTTATTACTTCTTGGAATGAAGAGTGTGCAAGATGGATTGATATGACGGTTAAAGTAGCTAGCGCTGAGAGTGAAGAGAATAAAGAATTATTAAATACTTGGTGTAAAAAGTATATTGATATTGCTTTCCATGCTGTATTACCATTAGCACAAAAAGTACATTCAAATCCTGAAGTAGCTATGAATATGATTAAAGATGAGTTAGTTGTAAGACTTAATAAAAATGGTTTAAACCTTTAG
- a CDS encoding MmoB/DmpM family protein has translation MSKVFLALQAVEETRAIIEAIKEDNPHAEVENQPAMVKIAAEGKLQIKAETVSTHIGRDWDPQELQLVLVSLAGNVDEDYDHFTIYWDN, from the coding sequence ATGTCAAAAGTATTTTTAGCACTACAAGCAGTAGAAGAAACAAGAGCAATTATTGAAGCAATTAAAGAAGACAATCCTCACGCTGAGGTTGAAAACCAACCAGCAATGGTAAAAATTGCAGCTGAGGGAAAACTTCAAATAAAAGCAGAAACTGTATCAACTCATATTGGTAGAGATTGGGATCCACAAGAGCTACAATTAGTTTTAGTTTCATTAGCAGGAAATGTTGATGAAGATTATGATCATTTCACAATTTATTGGGATAACTAG
- a CDS encoding aromatic/alkene/methane monooxygenase hydroxylase/oxygenase subunit alpha, with the protein MTMQTQKRKKRLNMKDKYKYMTRLGWDTTYQNMDDVFPKDKFEGIKIHDWEAWEDPFRMTMDSYWKYQGEKDKKLYAIIDAFAQNNGQKNITDARYVSALKLFLTGVSPLEYQAHRGFADVARNFRGDGPRVACQMQAIDELRHVQTQIHTLSHYNKHFNGFSEFAHWHDRVWYLSVPKSFFDDARSAGPFEFMIAIGFSFEYVLTNLLFVPFMSGAAYNGDMATVTFGFSAQSDEARHMTLGLQAIKFLLEQDPDNVPIVQKWINKWTWRGYKVLGLVSMMMDYMLPESPQSWKEAWELYFEENTVALFKDLERYGITIPECAGTVSAEKEHLSHQIWMTFYTHNAAAPFHTWLPDEKKMDWLSEKYPNTFDKYYRPVYEHWAELEKQGKRYYSEMLPQLCQTCQIPMLYTDCENDDPTQIVHKQTTFNGERFHFCSDHCQEIFEDEPEKYVQSWLPVHQIFQGNCGGATLPEVLKWYKVEFGQDNLDYVGSQDEQMWKQWKGEA; encoded by the coding sequence ATGACTATGCAAACACAAAAGAGAAAAAAACGTTTAAATATGAAAGACAAGTACAAGTATATGACAAGACTTGGATGGGATACTACATATCAAAATATGGATGATGTTTTTCCAAAAGATAAATTTGAAGGTATCAAAATTCATGATTGGGAAGCATGGGAAGATCCATTTAGAATGACTATGGATTCTTACTGGAAATACCAAGGTGAAAAAGATAAAAAACTATATGCAATTATTGATGCTTTTGCTCAAAATAATGGACAAAAAAATATCACAGATGCAAGATATGTATCAGCATTAAAATTATTCTTAACAGGTGTTTCACCATTAGAATATCAAGCTCATAGAGGTTTTGCAGATGTTGCAAGAAACTTTAGAGGTGATGGTCCAAGAGTTGCATGTCAAATGCAAGCAATTGATGAGTTAAGACATGTTCAAACACAAATTCATACATTAAGCCACTATAACAAACACTTTAATGGTTTCTCTGAATTTGCACATTGGCATGATAGAGTTTGGTATCTTTCAGTTCCTAAATCATTCTTTGATGATGCAAGATCAGCAGGTCCATTTGAGTTTATGATTGCTATTGGATTCTCTTTTGAGTATGTATTAACAAACCTATTATTCGTACCGTTTATGTCTGGTGCTGCTTATAATGGTGATATGGCAACAGTAACATTTGGATTCTCAGCTCAGTCTGATGAAGCAAGACATATGACTTTAGGTCTTCAAGCGATTAAGTTCTTATTAGAGCAAGACCCTGATAATGTTCCTATTGTTCAAAAATGGATTAATAAATGGACTTGGAGAGGATATAAAGTTCTAGGACTTGTATCAATGATGATGGATTATATGTTACCAGAATCTCCACAATCATGGAAAGAAGCTTGGGAGTTATACTTCGAAGAAAATACAGTTGCATTATTTAAAGATTTAGAGAGATATGGAATTACAATTCCTGAGTGTGCTGGTACTGTAAGTGCTGAAAAAGAACATTTATCTCACCAAATTTGGATGACTTTCTATACACATAACGCAGCAGCACCATTCCATACATGGTTACCTGATGAAAAGAAAATGGATTGGTTAAGTGAAAAATATCCAAATACATTTGATAAATACTATAGACCAGTATATGAGCATTGGGCAGAATTAGAAAAGCAAGGAAAGAGATATTACTCTGAAATGCTTCCTCAATTATGTCAAACTTGTCAAATTCCAATGTTATATACAGATTGTGAAAATGATGATCCAACACAAATTGTGCATAAGCAAACAACATTTAATGGTGAAAGATTCCATTTCTGTTCAGATCATTGTCAAGAAATATTTGAAGATGAGCCAGAAAAATATGTACAGTCTTGGTTACCAGTTCACCAAATCTTCCAAGGAAATTGTGGAGGGGCTACATTACCAGAAGTATTAAAATGGTATAAGGTTGAATTTGGACAAGACAATCTTGATTACGTAGGTTCTCAAGATGAACAAATGTGGAAACAATGGAAAGGAGAAGCTTAA
- a CDS encoding phenol hydroxylase subunit P4 encodes MAIVTKGDYPTIMMDSVDRFHGNQLVYVGWDKHKLINSAMTFPLPPQMPFGALVSEVMPSCYKDHPDFEKVVWDDSVIWRLNGEVFTPDFEKSLIDNGIDHKSLVRFETPNLTGLNGVGI; translated from the coding sequence ATGGCAATAGTTACAAAAGGGGATTACCCAACAATAATGATGGATAGTGTTGATAGATTTCATGGGAACCAACTTGTATATGTAGGTTGGGATAAACATAAGTTAATCAACTCAGCAATGACATTTCCACTTCCTCCACAAATGCCTTTTGGGGCATTAGTGAGCGAAGTAATGCCATCTTGTTATAAAGATCATCCGGACTTTGAAAAAGTAGTATGGGATGATTCTGTTATTTGGAGATTAAATGGGGAAGTATTCACTCCTGATTTTGAAAAATCTTTAATTGATAACGGAATCGATCATAAATCTTTAGTTAGATTTGAAACACCAAATTTAACAGGATTAAATGGAGTAGGAATTTAA
- a CDS encoding NADH:ubiquinone reductase (Na(+)-transporting) subunit F has product MAYQVEIEPTGDVIEVEDGQTILDAALRQGVYIPHACSHGLCGTCKVEILEGEVDYGAASPFALMDMEKDEGKCLACTATPMENTCVEADIDEDPDAKSIAVQDFMGTVIEVKDLTPRIKGIFIELDEGIDFQAGQYIQYHVPGFDEPRAFSLCNSSNDKKVVELNVSLVPDGEATPWIHNNVKVGARRKISGPYGRFFVRESAQKPMIFFAGGSGLSSPKSMILEQLENSCDLPITLFHGARNQEELYYSDLFFDLEKKYENFTYVPVLSDDDVQDWNGRRGFVTDAANEIFENDFSGNKAYLCGPPPMLDACITTLMRGRLFEKDIYTEKFFSKADLNAENQRSPLFKSI; this is encoded by the coding sequence ATGGCTTACCAAGTAGAAATTGAACCAACTGGTGATGTAATCGAAGTTGAGGATGGGCAAACCATCCTTGACGCAGCTTTAAGACAAGGTGTTTACATTCCCCATGCTTGTTCACATGGATTATGTGGAACTTGTAAAGTTGAAATCTTAGAAGGAGAAGTTGACTATGGTGCTGCTTCACCTTTTGCTTTAATGGATATGGAAAAAGATGAAGGAAAATGTTTAGCTTGTACAGCAACACCAATGGAAAATACTTGTGTTGAAGCTGATATTGACGAAGATCCTGATGCTAAATCTATTGCAGTTCAAGATTTTATGGGAACAGTAATCGAAGTAAAAGATTTAACTCCTAGAATAAAAGGTATTTTTATTGAGTTAGATGAGGGAATTGATTTCCAAGCTGGACAATATATTCAATATCATGTTCCAGGTTTTGATGAACCAAGAGCTTTTTCATTATGTAATTCTTCAAATGATAAAAAAGTTGTTGAGTTAAATGTTTCACTAGTACCAGATGGGGAAGCTACTCCTTGGATTCATAATAATGTAAAAGTAGGTGCTAGACGGAAAATATCTGGACCTTATGGAAGATTTTTTGTAAGAGAATCAGCCCAGAAACCAATGATTTTCTTTGCCGGTGGTTCAGGATTAAGTTCTCCTAAATCTATGATTTTAGAGCAATTAGAAAATTCTTGTGATTTACCAATTACACTTTTTCATGGAGCAAGAAATCAAGAAGAGTTATATTACTCAGATCTATTTTTTGATTTAGAAAAAAAATATGAAAACTTTACTTATGTTCCTGTTTTATCAGATGATGATGTTCAAGACTGGAATGGAAGACGTGGTTTTGTAACTGATGCAGCAAATGAGATTTTCGAGAATGATTTCTCTGGAAATAAAGCATATCTTTGTGGACCTCCACCTATGCTTGATGCTTGTATTACAACACTTATGAGAGGAAGACTTTTTGAGAAAGATATTTATACAGAAAAATTCTTTTCAAAAGCTGACTTAAACGCTGAAAATCAGCGATCTCCACTATTTAAATCAATCTAA
- a CDS encoding sulfite exporter TauE/SafE family protein: MFDISIIIQFILLGAFVGFISGLFGIGGGGIIVPILTGILLSLQFDANTVVHAAIGTSMGIMAITSFSSMLAQHKKQAVLWDMFKLLVPSIIVGTFLASFLASYLSSFTLAIIFAIFMFLTSINMFFGSTPKNIEKEFSKRIHYISGAIFGALSALISVAGGMFIVPYLLAQGIDIKKAIGTSSAIGFILTLSGALGYMINGYMINHTSLDYTIGFLFLPAIFFVALASVFTAPIGVKLAHKMSSKLLKKIFSLIPFFLSIKLIYELV; this comes from the coding sequence ATGTTTGATATATCAATTATAATTCAATTTATTTTATTAGGTGCATTTGTAGGTTTCATCTCAGGACTCTTTGGTATTGGTGGAGGAGGTATTATAGTTCCTATTTTAACTGGTATTTTATTATCACTACAATTTGATGCAAACACGGTTGTTCATGCTGCCATTGGAACTTCAATGGGAATCATGGCTATTACTTCTTTTTCTTCTATGTTAGCTCAGCATAAAAAACAAGCAGTTTTATGGGATATGTTTAAATTACTAGTTCCTTCTATTATTGTAGGAACTTTCTTAGCTTCTTTTTTAGCTTCATATTTAAGCTCTTTTACCCTTGCAATAATTTTTGCAATATTTATGTTTTTGACTTCTATTAATATGTTTTTTGGCTCAACTCCAAAAAATATAGAAAAAGAGTTTTCAAAAAGAATACATTATATTTCAGGTGCAATTTTTGGGGCTTTATCTGCATTAATTTCTGTTGCAGGTGGTATGTTTATTGTTCCTTATTTACTTGCACAAGGCATAGATATAAAAAAAGCAATTGGTACTTCCTCTGCAATTGGATTTATTTTAACTTTATCAGGTGCCTTAGGTTACATGATAAATGGTTATATGATAAATCATACAAGCCTTGATTACACCATAGGTTTTCTTTTTTTACCTGCAATATTTTTTGTTGCACTAGCAAGCGTATTTACGGCACCCATAGGTGTGAAACTAGCTCATAAAATGTCTAGTAAATTACTTAAAAAAATCTTTTCATTAATACCATTTTTCTTGAGTATAAAATTGATTTATGAATTAGTTTAG
- a CDS encoding 2Fe-2S iron-sulfur cluster-binding protein: MAGSKYQIKMLGNNKSFDSCNEDHILNCMAKGGVSLAPNGCHGGGCGVCKIKILDGEIETLSMSKKYITEDEKESGFVLACRAIPKSDVEFEFIGKPQCKRVEEKKKYGFV; the protein is encoded by the coding sequence ATGGCTGGTTCAAAATACCAAATTAAAATGCTTGGAAATAATAAAAGCTTTGATTCATGTAATGAAGATCACATTTTAAACTGTATGGCAAAAGGTGGAGTATCACTTGCACCAAATGGTTGCCATGGTGGTGGATGTGGTGTTTGTAAAATCAAAATTTTAGATGGGGAAATTGAAACCTTATCTATGAGTAAAAAATATATAACAGAAGATGAAAAAGAATCTGGTTTTGTTCTTGCTTGTAGAGCTATTCCAAAATCAGATGTTGAGTTTGAATTTATTGGAAAACCTCAATGTAAAAGAGTAGAAGAAAAAAAGAAATACGGCTTCGTATAA
- a CDS encoding catechol 2,3-dioxygenase — protein MGIMRIGHISINAIDIEESKKYYTNVMDMRITHEDEEGRVYLKCWDEWDKYSVVLNPSESAGMNDIAYKVEKDSDLDELALKLEERGIDTTMKAAEAVPFCGRTLNFKLPSGHDFILYAEKDFVGKDVGTTNPEPWPDGLTGVGTHWLDHALLMCPLDPENGINTVAQNTQLMVEVFDMKLAEQVVVGPDGSVQLATWLSAGNTPHDIAFVGGPETGLHHFAFFLDDWADILKAADVLGKRNVKVDVTPQRHGITRGNTIYFFDPSGNRNETFAGLGYAVYPDMPTVTWTEDELWKGIFYHTNQPVESFTNVYT, from the coding sequence ATGGGAATTATGAGAATTGGACATATTAGTATTAATGCTATTGATATTGAAGAGTCAAAAAAATATTACACAAACGTAATGGATATGAGAATTACTCATGAAGATGAAGAGGGTAGAGTTTACCTTAAGTGTTGGGATGAGTGGGATAAATATTCAGTTGTTCTAAATCCTAGTGAGAGTGCTGGAATGAATGATATTGCTTATAAAGTTGAAAAAGATTCAGATTTAGATGAACTAGCTTTAAAACTTGAAGAGAGAGGTATCGATACAACAATGAAAGCTGCGGAAGCAGTTCCTTTCTGTGGTAGGACTTTGAACTTCAAACTTCCTTCTGGACATGATTTTATTTTATATGCTGAAAAAGATTTTGTTGGTAAAGATGTTGGTACTACAAATCCTGAACCATGGCCTGATGGATTAACTGGTGTTGGAACACATTGGTTAGATCATGCTTTATTAATGTGTCCTTTAGATCCTGAAAATGGAATTAATACAGTTGCACAAAATACTCAATTAATGGTTGAAGTATTTGATATGAAACTAGCTGAACAAGTAGTAGTAGGACCTGATGGTTCTGTTCAATTAGCAACATGGTTAAGTGCTGGAAATACTCCTCATGATATCGCTTTTGTTGGTGGTCCTGAAACAGGATTACATCACTTTGCATTCTTCTTAGATGATTGGGCAGATATTCTAAAAGCTGCTGATGTATTAGGTAAAAGAAATGTAAAAGTTGACGTTACTCCTCAAAGACATGGAATTACTAGAGGAAATACAATTTATTTCTTTGACCCATCAGGAAATAGAAATGAAACATTTGCAGGTCTTGGATATGCAGTTTATCCAGATATGCCAACAGTTACATGGACAGAAGATGAGTTATGGAAAGGTATTTTCTACCATACAAATCAGCCTGTTGAATCATTTACAAATGTTTATACATAG
- a CDS encoding GlcG/HbpS family heme-binding protein: protein MTQVNKSLTYQAAFAACEMAIKKAENLNIEINVSVTDNAGLELAFLRMNDSFIHSMQIAKDKAYTSASFGFATNQWTDIFKEAPHLEQGFSNRNRLIPFGGGLPIFENSVKVGAIGVSGGTEEEDIICAQYAIEKIGLQ, encoded by the coding sequence ATGACTCAGGTTAATAAAAGCCTTACATATCAAGCAGCTTTTGCTGCTTGTGAAATGGCAATAAAAAAAGCAGAAAATTTAAATATAGAAATAAACGTAAGTGTTACAGATAATGCAGGATTAGAATTAGCTTTTTTAAGAATGAATGATTCTTTTATTCACTCAATGCAAATAGCAAAAGATAAGGCTTACACAAGTGCAAGTTTTGGATTTGCAACAAATCAATGGACAGATATTTTTAAAGAAGCACCACACCTTGAACAGGGTTTTTCAAATAGGAATAGACTTATACCTTTTGGTGGAGGACTACCAATATTTGAAAATAGCGTAAAAGTAGGAGCTATTGGTGTTTCTGGTGGAACTGAAGAAGAAGATATTATTTGCGCACAATATGCAATAGAAAAAATAGGATTACAATAA
- a CDS encoding 2-hydroxymuconic semialdehyde dehydrogenase, whose protein sequence is MNKVQHYINGQFMDSQCGEFFDNYNPATAELISKVALGREPEVDAAVAAAKAALTGEWGQMKLNDRIALMYELANEMDRRFDDFLEAECLDTGKPYSIARHIDIPRGAANFKVFADTMKSVADEAYRMDTPDGKTAMNYSMRKPKGVIAVISPWNLPLLLMTWKVGPALACGNTVVVKPSQVTPTTTSLLGEVMSKVGVPNGAYNVVQGKGSITGNLLTAHQDIDAITFTGETKTGEMIMNACSKGVRDVSLELGGKNPAIIFEDCDMEKAVAETTRSAFANSGQVCLGTERVYVQRPIFDEFLAKLKASAEKLKVGVQHDESVDMGPVVSAAHRDKVLEFYDIAKKEGANVVLGGGAPKMEGDLKNGFFVEPTIWTGLPETATVVKEEVFGPCCHVQPFDTEEEVIKMANDTQYGLASTVFTENLDKAHRVASQIDSGIVWVNSWFLRDLRTPFGGMKGSGIGREGGHHSLEFYTELKNVCIKM, encoded by the coding sequence ATGAATAAAGTACAACACTATATTAACGGACAATTTATGGACTCACAATGTGGAGAGTTCTTTGATAATTATAACCCAGCAACAGCTGAGTTAATCTCAAAAGTTGCATTAGGTAGAGAACCAGAAGTAGACGCTGCCGTTGCTGCTGCAAAAGCTGCACTAACAGGTGAATGGGGGCAAATGAAGCTAAATGACAGAATAGCTTTAATGTACGAATTAGCAAATGAAATGGATAGAAGATTTGACGATTTCTTAGAAGCTGAGTGTTTAGATACTGGAAAACCATACTCAATTGCTAGACATATTGATATTCCAAGAGGAGCTGCAAACTTCAAAGTATTTGCAGACACTATGAAATCTGTTGCTGATGAAGCATATAGAATGGATACTCCTGATGGTAAAACTGCAATGAATTATTCAATGAGAAAACCAAAAGGTGTAATTGCTGTTATCTCTCCTTGGAATTTACCACTATTATTAATGACTTGGAAAGTAGGTCCGGCACTTGCTTGTGGTAATACAGTAGTTGTAAAACCATCTCAAGTAACACCAACTACTACTTCACTTTTAGGGGAAGTAATGAGCAAAGTTGGAGTTCCAAATGGTGCTTATAATGTTGTTCAAGGTAAGGGTTCAATTACTGGAAACTTATTAACTGCACATCAAGATATTGATGCAATTACATTCACAGGGGAAACAAAAACTGGTGAAATGATTATGAATGCCTGCTCTAAAGGTGTAAGAGATGTATCTTTAGAATTAGGTGGGAAAAATCCTGCAATTATCTTTGAAGATTGTGATATGGAAAAAGCAGTTGCAGAAACAACTAGATCTGCATTTGCAAACTCTGGACAAGTATGTTTAGGTACTGAGAGAGTTTATGTACAAAGACCAATTTTTGATGAGTTCTTAGCAAAATTAAAAGCGTCAGCAGAAAAACTAAAAGTTGGTGTTCAACATGATGAATCTGTAGATATGGGTCCTGTTGTAAGTGCTGCACATAGAGATAAAGTATTAGAGTTTTATGATATTGCTAAAAAAGAGGGTGCCAATGTAGTTTTAGGTGGTGGAGCTCCTAAAATGGAAGGTGATTTAAAGAATGGATTCTTTGTGGAACCTACTATTTGGACTGGACTTCCAGAAACTGCAACAGTAGTAAAAGAAGAAGTATTTGGACCTTGTTGTCATGTTCAACCTTTTGATACTGAAGAAGAAGTTATCAAAATGGCAAATGATACACAATATGGACTAGCTTCTACTGTATTTACTGAGAATTTAGACAAAGCTCATAGAGTTGCATCACAAATTGATTCTGGAATTGTATGGGTTAACTCATGGTTCTTAAGAGATTTAAGAACACCATTTGGTGGAATGAAAGGTTCAGGAATTGGAAGAGAGGGTGGTCATCACTCACTTGAATTCTATACAGAACTTAAAAATGTATGTATAAAAATGTAA